The following DNA comes from candidate division KSB1 bacterium.
GGCTTCCGGGCCTCTTTGAGGTGATTCGCGTGTTGGTCGACAGGCCGCGTTCGACAACTCGTTTTCTGGTGCTGGGCAGCGCCTCTCCGGGCTTGCTGCACCAGAGCTCTGAAACACTCGCCGGCCGCATTGCATACCACGAATTGGGCGGCTTTTCCGTTGACGAGATTGGAATCGAGAACTATAAGCAGTTGTGGCTGCGCGGCGGCTTTCCGCGTTCGTATCTCGCCCGCTCGCTGGCAGAAAGTGATGAATGGCGACATAACTTTATCCGTACTTTTTTGGAGCGGGATCTGCCTCAGTTGGGAATTACCATTCACTCTAACACACTGCGCCGCTTCTGGACAATGCTCGCTCACTACCACGGTCAAATCTGGAATGCTTCGGAATTCGGACGCGCTTTTGGCGTTGCGGACTCGACGGTTCGGCGCTATCTTGATATGTTAACCTCGGCGTTGGTTATTCGCCAGTTGCAACCCTGGTACGAGAATATTTCCAAAAGGCAGGTGAAAGCGCCCAAGATCTACCTCATTGATAGCGGCATCATGCATACCCTCCTCAACCTCAAGACTCCAACCGACCTGGAAGGACACCCCAAGGTCGGAGCGTCGTGGGAAGGATTTGTTCTCGAACAAGTCATTCGTCGATTAGGGGCGAAGCCGGAAGAATGCTTTTTCTGGGCAACCCATGGCGGCGCCGAGCTTGATTTGCTGGTTATACACGGTCAGCAACGGCTGGGATTCGAAGTTAAGCGGAACAGCGCTCCACGACTCACGCCATCGATGCAAAGTGCACTCGCTGACCTGAAGCTTCACCGGTTAGACGTGATTCATGCCGGAGAGCATACGTTTCCTCTGGAAAAGCGAGTGCGGGCTATTTCGTTTTCGCGCCTGCTGGAGGACCTCAAACCTCTTCGGTAGCTTGTTTTGTACGAGAAGCTTCCTGTCAAATTGAATCCAGTCCGGCTCATTTTCCGCAAAAAGGCTTTTTTGCATGTAATCATGTAGTAAAGTTATTTCAATCCACCTCCTGCCACGGATTGGCAAAACGCTTTGGGATGACTCTACATCTCCAAATTGCACGTGGCTCACTCCCAAATTTCCCTCGGGCATAGTCCACCGGGCGTAGCCTCTGATCAGACCATAGATGGATGGAAGTTTAACACCTCTTCAACTCGCCGTTGAACAGTAAACGCATTGAATTCTAAATGCGACCAGCGCGTGTTTTTTGAAGCTTTTCAAAGTCAGGGCGTCCTATGAATAAAATCAAGCAATGCTTCATCGCGGCGTTGATCGCCTTTTCCGTGGTGGTGAGCGGATTGTACACCTTCGTGTCAGCCCAGGGCCAGCCGCTGACGTTTTCCGCATTTGGCGATATTCCTTATGGCAGCGCTGAGTACGCGCTTTTGCAGCAACAAATTGCCGACCACAACCGTTACAGCCCGTCGGCCTTGATCGTTCACATCGGCGACATCATGACGGGTTCCTGCGATGAGAAAAAATATGCGGATGTCGCCGGGATCATGAAGAATTTTGCGATTCCGGCTTATATCGTCGTCGGCGACAATGAGTATAATGATTGCGGCAACCCAATTCAAGCGCTGGCCCATTGGAAAAAATATTTTTTGAATTTTGAAGAAAATTTTTGCGGCGCGCCGGCTACGGAGCATCAAAGCGTGCGCCCGGAAAATTTGGCTTTCGTGTTGGACGGTGTTCTTTTCATCGGCATCAATCTGGTCGGCGGCGACGTGCATGATCTGAATGAATGGTCGGTTCGCATGCAGCAAGACGCGGATTGGGTCAGCCAGCAATTTCAAGCCAAAGTCTCGCAGGTGCGCGCCGCCGTTGTTTTTGCCCAAGCCGGGCCGGAGGGCAGCGCCAATCACCGCGGGCCTTTTTTCAATCAGTTTCGTCCGGCCGCGGCGGCGTTTGGCAAACCTATTCTCTACATTCAAGGCAACACGCATGCCTATAAGCTGGCTCAGCCCTGGCCGGAGAAGAATATCACACAGCTCGTCGTTCCCCAAGGCAATGCCGAACCGCCTTTGCAAGTGACGGTGACGATGGATCCGAATCCTCTGAAAGCGTTTATCGTCAAGCGCAATCCGTGGGTAGGCGCGTCGCCTTACAACATGCCGCCATGCGTCAATGCCGGCCCCGATCAAACGCTTACGGGAACGACGGTGGCCAATCTTAAAGGCCAAGCGACGGATGACGGCGATCCCAGCGGCGCTTTGACGATAACTTGGAGCAAGACGAGCGGCCCGGGGACGGTGACTTTTGGAAACGCCAATGCGCCCGTGACCACTGCAAGTTTTAGCGCGCCGGGAACGTATGTTTTGCGCCTCACTGCCGATGATGGCCAGCTTCAGAAGAGTGATGATGTGACGATCGTGAGCGGCGGCAGTAACAGCACGTATTTGCTGTCGGCGGACACGACCGGTTCCGGCAGTGTGAGTATGAATCCCCCCGGCGGCATTTATAATTCCGGCACGGTCGTGACATTGAGCGCAACACCCGCCGCAGGTTTTCAGTTTAGCGGCTGGAGTGGTGATTTGAGCAGCTCGGCCAATCCCGTGACGATCACGATGAACGCCAACAAAAGCGTGACGGCAACTTTCACGGCGAGCAACGTCAATTCAACGACGAACTTGGCGAAGGGCAAATCTGTGACGGCTTCCAGCACGTACTCCGGCAAGCCGGCTGAAAACGCGGTGGACGGCAGCACCAGCACGTATTGGCGCAGCGGCAGCGTCAGCAGCAATCCGATTGCCTGGCTTCGTGTCGATTTGGGCGCGGTTTTGCCAGTTGGCCGGGCTATCGTGAAATGGAAAGAGAGCTATTATGCCAAGAGCTACGAGTTGCAGGTATCGAACGACGACGTGAACTGGACGAAAGTGTACAGCACTTCGGCTGGCAACAGCGGGACGCACCAATTCACTTTTTCAGCGACTACGGCGAGATACGTGCGATTCTACATGATGGCAAATGTTAAGAGCAGCTACCAGATTTATGAGCTTGAAGTCTATTCCGGCGCGGCCTCGACGCCGAAACGTAGCGATGAGACGGCGGCGGAGACGGTGATTCCCGGTGATTTTGTGTTGGAGCAAAATTACCCCAATCCGTTTAATCCCAGCACGCAAATTCGTTTCGGCCTGCCGCAGAAATCGCATGTGACGATCAAGTTGTACACGATAAACGGTCTCGAAGTGAAAACGTTGGTTAATGGTTATTATCCTGCCGGCACGCATACCATCACTTTTCAAGCGAAAAATTTGCCGAGCGGAACTTACTTCTACGTCATGCAGGCCGGCAGCGTGCGGCAAGTGCGCCGGCTGGTTTTGATGAAATAAGGCTGGTTGCTGGTTGCTCGTTGCTGGTAGCTGGATGCTCATACTCATACTCGCTTATAAACAGCTTAAAAAGCGAGAATGAGTAGAAGTAAGAGTAGAAACTGCAACGCCGTTATTGACCGGTCAATTAAGCTGCCGGATTTTATTTTCCGCAAAAATTGAAGCTTGCTTGTATATCCAAGTATGAATTAATACACCTACCGCCAAGGAATGGGCGACGGCGATTTTTAGGGCAAATTCGGCTTTCAAAATGCGCGTGGCCCATTGGCTGATTTCCTCTAGTCCAGTCTGCCGGGCATCGCCCGCATTTTTCTGACTACCATCACCTCATCGTTGAGCTAAATTCCGGAGTGTCGCCTGCTTACAGTCGCGGGTGAGTTTTAAACAACATGGTTGCGAGTACTGTCCCGAGGCCGGGATGGTGTCAGACCTTCAACCCGAAAGGATTTCTCATGTACAATCCGAGACAAGCATTTTTTAAAATCAGGCTCTTGGTTTTTCTTCTGACGCTTCTGGTCGTGCATCAGCAGGCATGGGCGCAAGGCCAGACGGTTATTTTTTCGGCCACGGGTGATGTTCCATATAGCGTGAGCGAGGCTTCGACTTTTCAACAGCAAATAGCCAATCACAATAAGTACAGCCCTTCCGCCTTCCTTGTGCATGTGGGCGATATTGCTTCCAGCGGCCAGTGCGACGAGTCGTACTATTCATCGGTGGCGAATGCGATGAAGGGATTGGCGGTGCCGACGTACATCGTTCTCGGCGACAATGAATCCGTCGATTGCAGCAATCGCGCGCAAGGGATGAGTTACTTTCTGCAATATTTTGCCAATTACGAGCAGAATTTTTGCGGCACGCCTTACACCGAGCATCAAAGCGAACGTCCGGAAAATTGGGCTTTTACCATGAACGGCGTGTTGTTTGTCGGTATCAATCTTGCTTATGGCGGCACCACCGCCTTGCAGGAAGCCGCCACGTGGTGCACGCAACAGCTTCAGGCGAAGGGTCCTGAAGTTCGCGCCGCCGTTTTCTTTGCTCATTATACGCCAGGCTCCAGCACGACGTTTTCCACGCCTTTTCGCCAAGCCGCAGCTGCTTTTGGCAAACCTGTTCTTTTTGTTCATGGTCATGGTCACTCGTGGAGCATGGTATATCCCTTTCCGGAGCCGAATATTCTTCGCGTGCAAGTCAACAAAGGCGCCTCCGAAGATCCCGTGCAAGTGACGGTGACTATGGATAACTCCTCACCCGCCACCGCGTTTGTTTTTAAACGCAATCCGTGGTCGAGCAAAACCATTGTGAATATGCCGCCCTGCGCGAACGCCGGGCCGGATAAGGAGGTTTTCGGCTCAGCAAGCGTCAATCTTCAAGGCCAAGCCACAGATGACGGCGATCCCAATGGCCTTTTGACCACGACCTGGAGCAAAGTCGCCGGACCAGGGTCGGTAACATTTGGCAATGCCAACGCCCCCGCCACCACGGCCAGCTTCAGCACCGCCGGCATCTACGTTCTGCGTTTGACGGCGAATGACGGCCAGTTGCAAAATTATGATGAAGTCACCATCGGCGTGAACGCGACCACGAGTGTTGGGCCGGTCATCAGCTCATTTAGCCCCGCCAGCGGCAATGTCGGGACCGTGGTCACGCTGAATGGACTCAATTTCACCGGCGCAACCAGCGTGTTGTTCAACGGCATACCCGCCTCGAGCTTTACGGTAAGCTCCGCCAGCAAGATTTTGGTCACGGTGCCGCCGGGCGCGACTACCGGCAAAATCACGGTCAACACCTCGCTTGGCGCCGGTTTCAGCAGCAGCGACTTTGTGGTGACGGGTGGTGGCTTGAACGTGATGACGTTTCTTCCCACGGATGACGCGCATGTTATATCCACCAGCGCCACGAAAAATTATGGCAATGCCATCAATCTCCTGCTCGATAAAAACAGCGCCTCGGATATGGTCAACACCTACTTAAAGTTTAATGTGACGGGACTGACGGGGCCGGTGCAAAGCGCCAAGCTCCGTTTGAAATGCAGCAACGGCAGCGTGGATGGCGGCTCGGTTTTTTTGGTTTCAAATAATTACAAAAACACGAACACCCCGTGGTTCGAAACCGACTTAATTTGGAACAATGCGCCGGAGATCACCGGCAGCGCTTTGAGCTCGGCGGGCACTGTCAGCGACGGGCAAACCGTCGAGCTTGACGTCACGACGGCGATCACCGGCGACGGCACGTACAGTTTTGCGTTGACAACCACCTCGTCGAACTCCGCCGAATACAACTCGAAGGAAGGCTCGACTTCCCCGGTGCTGAGTATTGAGATTACGCCGCCAGCGCCGGTTCTGCCGACGATTACTTCTTTCACCCCGGATAACGGACCGGTGGGAACCGAAGTGACGATTACTGGCACCGAATTGGGCAACACAGTGGGCGTCACCTTTAATGGCGCACCGGCAGCTTTTATTGTCGATTCGGGCACTCAGGTTCGGGCGACTGTGCCGGCCAACGCCACCACCGGAAAGATTAGCGTCGCCAACGCCGAGGGCACGGCATTTAGCGCGACGGATTTTACCCTGACCGCGCCGCCGGTTATCACGTCATTTGCACCGGCGAGCGGACAAGAAGGCACCGAAGTGACCATCGTTGGCAATTATTTCAACGGCGTTACAGCAGTGAGCATTAAGGGCGAGGCTGCCAGCTTTGTGATCGATTCCAATTCCCAAATCCGGGCTTACGTTCCGGCCAGTGCGACACTTGGAACGGGAAAGATCGTTGTCACCAGTGCGCTCGGCAGCACCACCAGCACCGATAATTTCACTGTCACCGACGCCGCGCCGGTAAGCGTTTCCTTTGCTCCTAAGCACGATACCTATATCAACTCAGAGAGTCCAACAGGCACCAGTGGCACTTCGAGCACGCTGCGGGCCAAAGTCGGTGTTTACTATACGTATTTAAAATTCGAGGTGACCGGACTGAGCGGCACTTTGCAGAACGCCAAGCTCCGGCTGCACGTCTCGGATGCCAGCCCGGATGGTGGATCGGTGCATGTGGTTTCCAACAACTACAGGTCTTCCACAACACCCTGGGTTGAAAAGGACTTGAACTGGAACAACGCGCCGGATATCACCGGTCCGGCGTTGAGTTCAACCGGCGCCGTCAGCATCGGACAGTGGGTAGAATTCGATGTCACTTCCGCTATCGTGGGCAATGGCACCTACAGCTTTGGCGTCAAGAATAACAACAGTGACAAAGTCTACTATCGCTCCAAAGAATATGGCGCCGCCACCTCGCCGCAGTTGGTGATCGAAAGCCTGTCAACCGCTGCCCCGAGCATAACGTCTTTCACACCCGGCGACGGGCCGGTGGGCACGGAAGTCACGATTACCGGCAACAACTTTCTTGGAACGACGGCAGTGACTTTCAACGGCGTGCCGGCAACTCATGTTACCGTGGAGTCGAATACCACGTTATTGGTTTTGGTGCCGACCGGCGCGACCACCGGCAGGATCAAAATCACTAATGCCAGCGGCAACGGCTCGCACGCGCAGGATTTTGTTGTCACGACCACTCCGGTGATTACTTCTTTCACGCCAACCGAGGGCGCGCCGGGAACCGAAGTGACCATCACCGGCAACCATTTCACCGGAACGACAAAGGTCAGCTTCAACGGCAAGGCGGCGGCGACGTTTTATATCGATTCCGCCACGCAGGTTCGCGCCATCGTTCCCTCCGGCAGTACCATCGGGCCGGGAAAAATTGTCGTCACCAATTCCGCCGGCAGCGCCATCAGCGCCAACGATTTCAGAATTAATTCGCTTTTCACCTTTGCGCCCAAGCACGATGCGTATGTCAAATCATCCGCGGCGACGACGAACTACGGCACTTCCAGCACGCTGCGGGTGAAAGTGAGCGGCAGCGAGACCTTTTGCAGCTATTTAAAATTCGACGTCACCGGCGTGAGCGGCACGCTGCGGAGCGCCAAACTGCGACTTTATGTTTCCGATGCCGGTGCCGACGGCGGAGCGGTATATGTGGTTGCCAATGACTATCTGAATACCACGACGCCATGGGAAGAGATTGGTTTGCTTTGGGGTAACGCGCCAAGCATCGCTGGCACGCCGTTAAGCTCGACCGGCGCGGTGAGCATCGGGCAATGGGTGGAGTTCGATGTGACCTCGGCGATCACGGGCGACGGCACCTACAGTTTTGGGTTGAAAAACAACAACTCAGATGTTGTGTACTATCGTTCAAAGGAGAATGGCACGGCAACTGCGCCGCAGTTGCTGATCCAGACGTCGAGCGGCCCGAGCACGCTTTCCAAAGACGAGGCGACGGCCGCGGAAACCGAAACGATCACCGCCGCGATTCCGACTGAATTCCTGTTGCAGCAAAATTTTCCCAATCCGTTCAATCCGAGCACGCAAATCCGTTTCGGATTGCCGAAGGAATCGCATGTGACCATCAAGTTGTACACGATCAACGGCGCGGAAGTCAAAACGCTGGTTGACAATCATTATCCCGCCGGTATGCACACCCTGACGTTCGAGGCGAAGAACTTGCCGAGCGGCACCTATTTTTACGTGATGCAAGCCGGCGCCGTGCGCAAAGTGCGCCAGCTCATGCTGTTGAAATAAAGCTCGCCGCGGTTTGGCGTTGCAAAATAAAAAGCCCGGCTTGATCCAAGCCGGGCTTTTTATTTTGAGAATCGTTTTGCTTGCTTTTTTTTCCGTCATTGTTTACATTTCAACAGAGCATGAGCGGCGAAAAATTTTAAACTTGTCGAGATTGAGATTGTAATGCAACATTTATGTTGCACATACCGTTTCTTCTCAACATCAATGTTGAGTTACGTCGATGAAATTTGCCCCTATAGCTCAGTAATGGATAGAGCAGAGGTTTCCTAAACCTTGTGCCGCAGGTTCGAGTCCTGCTAGGGGCACTGACAGCGTTTACCCGCTTCCTATCTTTCCACCGCGCCGCACAAATTTTCAACACTTTATTTTTTCTCCTGCAGCAGCCACATATCAGCATCCGTCAAGCCGCATTCCTCGGCCATTGCAATACAATAAGCAAGTCTGCCCAAATCCTCGGCGCCGGCGTTTTAGTGCCGAAGGTGAACTTGACGCCCGCGGCTTTGGCGCGTTTGATGAAGGCGGCGCTGGGAATTTTCCGGCGCGGTGTAATCCACCATCAACTCGCCGGAATTTGAGCCTGGCGTGGTTTTTACTTCGGCCATCAATTCAAAGTTTTTGAAGTTGTGATCGTTTAGAATCCACGTGCACGAACGTCTCATCTCCTCCTCCGATTTCTCAGTCATCAACCGAAAATGCCTTACAGGCGTGGCCTTATCGATTCGCCGCCAACGCCGGCGATTTGGGATAATCAACCAACTCCGTTGAACCTTCGACGAGCAACACCTCGCGATCGGCTTTAATCTGAGCGAAACGATCTACCCGTCCGCTCGGCCAATATACCAGCAGCGAATCCATTTGCGCCGCCGCGCCCAGGCCGAACGTCGCCGTTTTCTCCAGGCTGGCGAGAAAGCTGGCGCCGCTGCGAATGCGGCGTTCGATCCGCAGCGTGTCGGCGATGGCAACGAGACGTGTGCCGATGCCATCGCGATTGCTTTGGCGGCCTTCGACATGCACGCGCAGAAAGTGATTGCCCCCCAAGGCCGGGTTCAGCTCATTGCGCCACAGATGAACCGGCCCGCCGTTCTCCGTCACCAAAATATCGATGTCGCCGTCACGATCATAATCGGCATAGCCGGCGCCGCGGCCGACAATTGGCTGCGCGAAAACACCGCCGATATTCGGCGCTTCATCTGTAAAAAATCCGTCGCCGTTATTGACAAAGAGATGCGGCGGCTCGCGGTAAAAAATGCCGTCCTGAGTGATCTCGATGTCCTCCTGCACGTGCCCATTCGCCGCAAAAAGATCGAGATCGCCGTCGAGATCGAAATCGAAGAGAAACAAACCGAACGTCAGCGTCAACAGACTCGGGCGGCCGATTTTGGAAGCCGCGGCGCGATCGGTGAAAAGATCGTTGCCGATATGGCGAAACGCCGCGATCATTTCTTTGGAAAAATTGCCGATGAAGATGGTTTCCTCTCCGGTGCGGTCGACGACGCCGGCGTCGATGCCCATGCCGGCGCGGGCGCGGCCATTCTCGTCGTACGCCACCCCACTCATCGCCGCAATTTCAGAAAACATGCCGTTGCCGTTATTTTTGTAGAGCAAATTGCGCTGCGTGTCATTGGACACCATCAGATCGGGCCAGCCATCGCGGTTGTAATCCAATTCAACCAGACCCAAAGTTTTCCCCGGCGAGTTGGAAAATCCCGCCGCTGTCGTTTGATCCGTGAATGTGCCGTTGCCGTTGTTGTGATAAAAGCGCCCCGGGATGCCTTTGTACAGCTCCGGCGTGCAATAACTCTTCGTCTTCCCGTCCAGCGTGCACCACAAATCCGTTTCCGGCGACCACTCGACGTAATTGCCGACGTAGAGGTCGAGCCAGCCGTCACGATCGGCATCGAAAAAGAGCGCCGAGCTGCTCCATGCCCGCCCTCCGGTTACTCCCGCAATCCTTCCCACTTCGGTAAATTTTCCGCCATCGTTGCGGAACAGCATATTCTCGTAAAGTGTCGTGAAATAAAAATCCTGATCGCCGTCGTTGTCGAAATCAGCCACGGCGATGCCAAAACCATACGTGGCAAGTCCGCCCAATCCCGCTTCTTTCGTCACATTCGTAAAAGTCTGATCGCTGTTGTTGCGATACAGCCAAAGCGCCGGAACTTTTTTCTCTTTTTGCTTCGGCCACACGCCGCCGCCAACCAGCAAAATATCCATCCAGCCATCACCGTCGTAATCGATAAATCCGCCGCCCGAGCCCATCGATTCCGGAAACCATTTGTCGCCAAGCGCGCCGGTGACGTGGCGAAATTCGCCGAGGCCGGCTGTAATTGCCATTTCGGTAAAACCGAATGTCGCGGAATTTGTATCGTTGAATTTTGCTTGAGGCGGTTCATCCGTTTTGGTGCCGTTGCAGCCGAACCAGATAATGATGGAGTGAAATATCACAAACAGAGGCAAGTGAACATACGTAAGTCGAAGAGTTTCAGAGCGCATATTTTTTAATAATTGATGTTTGATCCAAGAAATCATCCAGAACTATCACAGTCAATTTCCTGCGCGTCAAGGCCTTGCCAGATTCCTTTGCCGAGACCGCGAAGCCCGGTGATATCGAGCTCACGTTTGGCCGACATTGTGCACAACATGTCCGTGAAAAGACGGTTCAGAATATACACTTGCTGTTCAAGCTTCAAAGACATAATCTCTTTGTATATCCGGGCAGTAGCTTGTTCAATAACCATAAATTCACCTTTAGCGGTTGGATTCACTTGATTGGTAATTGCCCATGCCCGGGTGCGGCACCCGATCATGATGAAAATAAACGTTTGTCGTGTCGCCTTCAGGCGTTTAACTTTTGTCGGGAGCCCGACGCCTAAAGGCGCAACGACGAACTTATTTTCAGAGGAAATATATTACGAAAAAAACGAATAGAAAACAAGCTCAACTAATTCGCCATTTCTAACTGAAGCAGGTTTTCATCATTCAAGTAAGACCATTTTCTTCACCTCGGAACGAAGAATACCGTTCTCGGATTTCACCGCGATTTGATAAAAATAAACGCCCGAAGGCGCACGGACGCCATCTTGATTTTTTCCATTCCATCTGATTGAATATTCTCCCGCGCCTTGCAAACCCAAATCAAAAGTTTGCATGATTTGTCCGGAAAGAGTGACGATTTTCAAAAACACCTCGCCGGCTTTTTCCAATTGATACCGAATCTCCGTCTCAGGATTAAATGGATTCGGAAAATTTTGTAACAGGGCAAAACTTTTCGGTTGGTTTGGCGAGTTCGAGGTCACCCCGGTCGTTCCGGCTGGCTCGGTGATCTTTAAAATTTGATTGACGCCGACATTCGTCAACGTTTGCGTCACGCCGGACGGCCAGTACACGTTGATCTTGTCGATTTGAGTCTGCCGCGCTAAACCAAATTCCAATTCGAGCGGATGCATTGAAGCATAACTGGAGCCAGCCCGAACCTCATCGATTTGCTTGAGATTGCCGGCGACGACTTCGACTCTCGCGCCGACGGCGCTGCGATTGCTTTTCGTGCCAACCAGATTCAAAACGATCCAATTGTTGGTCCCGCCGCGGTTCAGCAGAAATTTGCTTTGCCCCTTGATGACGCAGGTGAAAAAAATGTCCGGATAACCGTCACGGTTGAAATCGCCGCAAACACTGCCGCGGCCCTCCCCTGGAAACGACAGCCCGAAATCAGCGCCCATCCGCGAAAATGCGCCCACGCCGTTGTTTTTGAAGAAGACATTCGGCTTTTCCCTTTGCGGCATCAACAACGCGCCGTTGATGACATACACATCGCGGTCGCCGTCGTTGTCGTAATCCATGAAATTGACGCCCCAGCCGATGCCGTCATTATCTACACCGAACTGCCTGGCGATATTGGTAAACGTTCCATCGCCGTTGTTCCGGAACAACGGATCAAAATTATAATCGCCGATATAAATATCGAAATCGCCGTCGTTGTCATAATCCGCAAAGTCGATGCCCATGCCGTCGGTTTTGACGAGCTTTGCCGCCGCTGTCACATTGGTAAAGGTACCGTTGCCATTGTTCCGGAACAAATTATCCAGTTTGTACTCATCAACCACGTACAAATCCTGATCGCCGTCGAGATCGTAATCAAAAAATCCGACGCCGAGCGAGCGGCCGATGACGCCGGTTTGTGTTGCTGCCGTCACATCGGCAAATGTGCCATTACCATTGTTGCGATAAAAGACGCTCGAATACTGCGTGGTGGAATAATTGATGACATAAATATCCAAATAGCCGTCGTTGTTATAATCGGCCATCGCCGCGCCGATGCCGGTGTTGGGATCGCCGACGCCGGCCGCGGCGGTCACATCGGTGAAACGCGCATTGCCGTCATTCAAATAAAGTTTATTTGGCGCCAGAAAATTGACGACGTAGAGATCCACATCGCCGTCGTTATCGACGTCGCCGGCGACCGCGCCAACGCCCATGAGAAGATCGACGAGACCGGCGGCCGCGCCAATTTCTTCAAACGTGCCGTCTTTTTTGTTTAAATAAAGCAGGTTCGGCTTGTTGCGTCCGCCCAGCACAAAAAGATCCAGCCAGCCGTCGTTGTTGAAATCGGCGCAAGCCACGCCGCCGCCGTATTCGTAGCCGGCGTAAACGTGATCGA
Coding sequences within:
- a CDS encoding FG-GAP-like repeat-containing protein, giving the protein MGQSAFIDATTPAGIDHVYAGYEYGGGVACADFNNDGWLDLFVLGGRNKPNLLYLNKKDGTFEEIGAAAGLVDLLMGVGAVAGDVDNDGDVDLYVVNFLAPNKLYLNDGNARFTDVTAAAGVGDPNTGIGAAMADYNNDGYLDIYVINYSTTQYSSVFYRNNGNGTFADVTAATQTGVIGRSLGVGFFDYDLDGDQDLYVVDEYKLDNLFRNNGNGTFTNVTAAAKLVKTDGMGIDFADYDNDGDFDIYIGDYNFDPLFRNNGDGTFTNIARQFGVDNDGIGWGVNFMDYDNDGDRDVYVINGALLMPQREKPNVFFKNNGVGAFSRMGADFGLSFPGEGRGSVCGDFNRDGYPDIFFTCVIKGQSKFLLNRGGTNNWIVLNLVGTKSNRSAVGARVEVVAGNLKQIDEVRAGSSYASMHPLELEFGLARQTQIDKINVYWPSGVTQTLTNVGVNQILKITEPAGTTGVTSNSPNQPKSFALLQNFPNPFNPETEIRYQLEKAGEVFLKIVTLSGQIMQTFDLGLQGAGEYSIRWNGKNQDGVRAPSGVYFYQIAVKSENGILRSEVKKMVLLE